In Streptomyces sp. NBC_01717, one DNA window encodes the following:
- the sucC gene encoding ADP-forming succinate--CoA ligase subunit beta: MDLFEYQARDLFAKHGVPVLAGEVIDTPEAAREATERLGGKSVVKAQVKVGGRGKAGGVKLAATPDEAVARATDILGMDIKGHTVHKVMIAETAPEILEEYYVSYLLDRTNRTFLAMASVQGGMDIEEVAEKTPEALAKVPVDSNTGVTIEKAREIVAQAKFPAEVAEKVAEVMVTLWDTFVAEDALLVEVNPLAKVASGDILALDGKVSLDENADFRQPGHEALEDKAAANPLEAAAKAKNLNYVKLDGEVGIIGNGAGLVMSTLDVVAYAGEHHGNVKPANFLDIGGGASAEVMANGLEIILGDPDVKSVFVNVFGGITACDEVANGIVQALALLKSKGEEVTKPLVVRLDGNNAELGRKILSDANHPLVQRVDTMDGAADKAAELAAAAK, translated from the coding sequence AGGCGAGGGACCTCTTCGCCAAGCACGGTGTACCGGTGCTGGCCGGTGAAGTCATTGACACGCCTGAGGCAGCCCGCGAGGCGACCGAGCGGCTGGGCGGCAAGTCTGTCGTCAAGGCGCAGGTGAAGGTCGGCGGCCGCGGCAAGGCCGGCGGCGTCAAGCTGGCCGCCACCCCCGACGAGGCGGTCGCCCGTGCGACCGACATCCTCGGCATGGACATCAAGGGCCACACGGTCCACAAGGTGATGATCGCCGAGACCGCGCCGGAGATTCTTGAGGAGTACTACGTCTCGTACCTCCTCGACCGCACCAACCGCACCTTCCTGGCCATGGCCTCGGTGCAGGGTGGCATGGACATCGAGGAGGTCGCGGAGAAGACCCCCGAGGCCCTCGCGAAGGTCCCGGTCGACTCCAACACCGGAGTCACGATCGAGAAGGCCCGCGAGATCGTCGCCCAGGCGAAGTTCCCGGCCGAGGTGGCCGAGAAGGTCGCCGAGGTCATGGTGACGCTGTGGGACACCTTCGTCGCCGAGGACGCGCTCCTCGTCGAGGTCAACCCGCTCGCCAAGGTCGCCTCCGGCGACATCCTGGCGCTGGACGGCAAGGTGTCTCTCGACGAGAACGCCGACTTCCGTCAGCCCGGCCACGAGGCCCTCGAGGACAAGGCCGCAGCCAACCCGCTCGAGGCTGCCGCCAAGGCCAAGAACCTCAACTACGTCAAGCTCGACGGCGAGGTCGGCATCATCGGTAACGGTGCCGGTCTGGTCATGTCGACGCTGGACGTCGTCGCGTACGCCGGTGAGCACCACGGCAACGTGAAGCCCGCCAACTTCCTCGACATCGGTGGCGGCGCCTCCGCCGAGGTCATGGCGAACGGTCTCGAGATCATCCTCGGCGACCCGGACGTCAAGTCCGTCTTCGTCAACGTCTTCGGTGGCATCACCGCGTGTGACGAGGTCGCCAACGGCATCGTCCAGGCTCTGGCGCTTCTGAAGTCGAAGGGCGAAGAGGTCACCAAGCCGCTGGTCGTGCGCCTCGACGGCAACAACGCGGAGCTGGGTCGCAAGATCCTTTCCGACGCCAACCACCCGCTCGTGCAGCGCGTGGACACCATGGACGGTGCGGCCGACAAGGCCGCTGAGCTCGCCGCGGCTGCGAAGTAA